Proteins from a genomic interval of Polaribacter sp. Q13:
- a CDS encoding sigma-70 family RNA polymerase sigma factor: MDNLKYYESKKEFDVFVASTFSDLKKYKQENKQADFNSLLLTDLYEVKHYIIKRLSTALTKGNLPQGKYKADDFINRLFIEVYDHIDEVESEKQLYPWLFKKANDLLDDKIDEEEFDDFFLKNIDTYTQSEWDEMEEKFSTDGGGDLLMIEELDDMSYNHNDYTLNHVFIEDDEKDWIEKIDRDLSAKDIENQIALVLHHLPLEIRTVFQLSTFKHLELFEIAQIRNITTEDVKLHLTTAKKALKLSFINRYPLK, encoded by the coding sequence ATGGACAATTTAAAATATTATGAAAGTAAAAAGGAATTTGATGTATTTGTGGCAAGTACTTTTTCCGATTTAAAGAAGTACAAACAAGAAAACAAACAAGCAGATTTTAATAGCTTATTATTAACAGATTTATATGAAGTAAAGCACTACATTATTAAAAGATTAAGTACCGCCTTAACCAAAGGAAATTTACCTCAAGGAAAATATAAAGCGGATGATTTTATTAATCGATTATTTATAGAAGTTTATGACCATATTGATGAGGTTGAAAGTGAGAAACAATTATATCCTTGGTTATTTAAAAAAGCCAATGACTTATTAGATGATAAAATTGACGAAGAAGAGTTTGATGATTTCTTTCTTAAAAATATTGATACTTACACGCAATCTGAGTGGGATGAAATGGAAGAAAAATTTAGTACAGATGGTGGTGGAGATTTATTGATGATTGAAGAATTAGATGATATGTCTTACAACCATAATGACTATACATTAAACCATGTATTTATAGAAGATGACGAAAAAGATTGGATTGAAAAGATTGACAGAGATTTAAGTGCTAAAGACATTGAAAATCAAATTGCATTAGTACTACATCATTTACCTTTAGAAATACGAACCGTTTTTCAATTGTCTACTTTTAAACACTTAGAGTTGTTTGAAATAGCTCAAATAAGAAACATAACTACAGAAGATGTGAAATTACATTTAACTACTGCAAAAAAAGCACTTAAACTTAGTTTTATCAATAGATATCCTTTAAAATAA